The segment AAGTAACTCAAGAAATCTTCAAGAGACCTTGAAGTGTCTTAAGTACTTGAACTTATGGTTGACTACTCAACCTGTGGAATCATAATTTAATGAAGAGAAATGGTCGGTGCACCAGTTGCTAACAGAAATGGAGAGCTCGGAACGATACATCTACACCTACTTAGAACTTGGAGGGTTTGTTAGTGTATTGTATCACAACTATCTTTACCAATGGATTGATTCAGTGAGTTAGGCCCCTAATAGTTTTTTGCCCATTTGTggggttttctctctctaaacacATAATTGTGTTTGGGTGTATGAGTATTGGTAATTACTGaattatttgtatatatatccATGCAACTTTGTGATTGACTAATTACCCAGGCTTAATTGAGTAATTTACTAAAATTGGTAATTAGACGTAATTGGATCTACACTAATGTGTTTCTCACATATTagtaagccaaaaaaaaaaaacctaaaaaaaagtataatttaacatattaaaacatacataaatattttaattaaaattgttttaaaaaaaataaaattttgcatactacgttttgttttgtttaaaaaaaatatgcatattTTGGCATATGTTGGGATCTCATACCATCCCAATTTAGAACttctattttcattatttataatTAGATAATTAAACTAGATTAGATAGGGTAGAGTTGGTTTGGTGATGCTAGATCCTCGTGggtataaggtttttttttttcataaataatttcttaagggttgatttcaaaatctttcttttttattttgaaacaaacaAGTCATTTACATCAAAATCTTTCATACCAATGTACTATTGCTCCTCAAACGAGAGACATATCATCaatctattttatatatatatataactgaaacttttgactttttgttaatCTCTCCAAAGCttgccacatcattattattttttaaaacaaaattattttactttttttttcacatcatttttttaatttaatgaaaaaaaaaaaaaaaaaacctaacgcAAGTCAGACTTCTAGCCAAATACAATAACACACTCCCACATCGctactctctcctatttaagaaCTACTCTACCTCTTTTCTTACTCTCTACATACGCCGCATGTCCTCTTCCTCTTTGCTCACATTGGTAACGTACTACATTGATTTGGTTCTTGGAGTGCCTTCAAAACTTGAGTTTGGATTTATTTTGTCAAAAAGgttttgaagcttttcattgtTGGGTGAATTTGTTAACATGTTTAGCACCATAGGTGCACCACACATGTGACTCACACCATGTTTTTTGATGAGATCAAAGATTATTGGTCCATCGAATTTGCAAAGGCGGATATTAGCGTGGAACATAGGAATTGACAATAGTTTCAATTGagcttctttttctctctttttttcttacattcatgtgtatgtatgtacaGTATTGGGTTTAATTGAATTGGAATTATCTTTCAAACTTAGGTTTTGATTGAATCATGATAATGGCAGAAAAAGTATGTTACAATATTTGGAGTCTTTTGTATATGTTTTGTCATAGTTTAAACTTGGTATTTGAAGTATTAATTCACAGTTTCATTGTTCATCTATTAATCATGAATAATAATGTTGTTATTTGCAATCATCATTATATGGTATCAATGATGTGATCACTCTGAATGCTTTCTTTAGGAGTTTAGATATAGTCTatttgatgattaaaaaaaattacaatcaaaagaattttgaacttaaattttttttttaaaattattcattgGGTCTTAAATGGTTTCTATTAAACTCCATCATTTATGGCTTCCTCAAAAGAAAACCCTTATAGATAGATATTAGGACATTAAACTACAAATAGGTGTGAAGGTATTACACATGGAATATAGCTAATTGTAACAACCTATGCTATATAAAAAATTGGGACTAGAATTATCTTCTCTTTACAACAAATGGTTAAATTCTaattatgtttcaaaaaatatataaaaacttctatagtttagtttatttaaaactATCTTATTAGctaagttttaagaaatttaaattctattccaactaaaattctatttcaaaaaatttcagaattttagattttattttaattattttgatcatctatcaaaataattttatattgtaatataataaaatttatacattacaTACAATCATTACTTCAATTGCCTTCCAGATAATGGAGAATATGAGAATGCAATTTGTAGATCTATTACCAAGAAAACATAGATTATATTGATTGTGGATATTTGTTGAGTATTGTGTGAAGTCATCACCATAGAATAGCGAAGATGTTGTGAGCCACACCGGTATGTGTTACGtggaaaaaattatatgaaagaaaaagaattttctaaacctttattttataaaattccttattttcattcaatttcaATCATTTTCAAGTCATACATTTTTTAAGCCAAGTTATAGacctttaagcaaaataaatatttttaatttttgctccaaaaaaaaataactatttttaatttttatttaattatcctGTGCATTGCACTGGTTAgcaactagtatatataaaaaaaacgtgttgaattataattttatttcttaatggAGTAGATGGTGGAGAGGGCACACTGCAAAGcatacaagtaaaaaaaaaaaaaaaaatactaccaagaggatttattttattttatttttaaataatttgataattggagataaaatattttgagcCCTAAATATACTTCAATTAGACAAATCAAAAAATACCAATTAAACTCCAATATTCTTAATACTAAAATCAAACTCCCAAATCCAAGTAATACCCCCCCATGTACTAAGTGCATGGGATAAGGGGGTTGTGTGTTTGGGTAGCAAAAATTTCTGGccattaatcaaaaaaaaaaaaaaattcttagtaCTAAGAGTATAATAATATTCAGGATATAATTACGTCACAATTTTAAAGTAGTAGGGTGTTATGTTACATTACATATATTGCATATCCCCAATAAAACCATCTATATTTAAAACCAGGGTGTGTGGGAATGGGATAGCTTTGTATTTTGCAAGAcaagctgagagagagagagagagagagagagagacgtgtctctctcttttttttttttatcagagaCGTGTCTCTCTTAGGAACAAAGAGAGGTTCGTCTTGATATCTgtcatcttcttcatttctttaCCCATCTCAATTCCCAATGACAATGAGAGAGATAGACTGGTTTTGGTCTGGTTAAACGTGGGAGTGAgtgaaaaaaaaacctaagataAAAAGAACTTTGAGATAGTTCagtcacagagagagagagatactagTTCATAGTACACTCACTTTTTACTGTACTCagttccttttttatttttcccaccCCTCATAACTAAACCGTACTTTAATTCCTCAAAATCAAATCTGGCTGTTTTGTGCTTTATGGATCCGTTTTTCTCGCTTCTTCACCATCATAACCCACAAGTTTTTTAGCTTCTCAAacactctctccctctctctctcattcattcGTATACAACTCACATATCAAGTGGTCCAAGTTTCTCTCTGTGAGCAAAGATTGCATATTTACTGTGTCATTTCATTCtgattttaccatttttagaGAGAAGCTTTTTCTAGACCATCCCACAGAAAAGCAAGAGAGAAGTTGGGTCTACAGTAATGGGCAGGGAAAAGCATTGGGGTGGAAGATCCTCCAACTCCAAGAGTAATACTGGTGTTACTGGAGGAGATCAGAAAGACACCTCCTCTTTTTCTGGTTGCATGAGTGCTGTCTTTCAGTTCTTTGATTTCCATCAGTTTCAGTTTGGTTTACATCATCAACAGCCATCTTTCAACTCTACCTTTGTACCCACTATTCCCAAAGGTAGCTAGAAGTTAGAACGCTCCCTTTCTCAAATTTCAACTTTATGATTCATGTGATTGATTTTGACTAGTCTGTTTGAAAATGACTTGACTAGTTTGTTTGATTATTCatatatcttaaaattttatggCTGAGGTTTGATTGTCATTGTtgatatatttttgtgtttttttttgtattacaGGAATTGAAGCACCGAGAAATAGCTTGGAATCGCATGAGGTTTCATTGTCATATATtacaagagaaagagaagaagaaaaatttttagatatccaagtaagttttttttttttttttttgagagggatCCAAGTAAGTTATTgtgttcaaaactttttttgaaaaaattattctagCTAGCTAGGTAGCcacctttgtctttttttttttcttttttttttttttttttttttttttttttttccttaagattcttattattattattttgtaaagtgagGTATGATGTGATAATGATGGTGTTGAACCTCTAATAtcttaataaattttgaaaatccagaTGGGTATCCAAATTAAAACAAGTGGACACACAGAACCAAAAGCTGGAGCTCCAAATGATTTTTCCTCAGAAATCAGCAACTCTCCTGGGACCAAGACCCCAAATTTAGTAGCAAGACTAATGGGTCTTGACCTTCTTCCTGAAACTCAGTcaccctcttctttttcttcaactcATGGTACACCAAAACCTCTTTCAAAGTCACATTCACACCCTCTTCATCCAAGGCAACCCCTCCAATGTAGACCAAGAAATAGCTTAGAATTCAATGACATTACTGGTACTTGCTCTTTGCCAGAGACTCCTAGAATATCCTCAGCTAGAAGATCGGACGTGGATCATCATCACAGACTCTCACTTCAAATTAACAAGGAGAACATGAGTGCTAGTGACGACTTGGAGTTCTCTCGGTTTTCATATTTGAGAAGGAGAGAGCTCAGAGTATATGAAGATGAGAACAACAAAAGTCCAAGCCAATACGCTAGGCAAATTGTGaagcaaatgaaagaaaaagttaGCAGGAAAGTTGGACTTGACATCACAAACACTATCGCCAACAGAGATCTTCAAGGAAGAAATGAGCTTGTTAGCCAATTCAAATCCAAGAAAGCTTCAAAGGGGTTCAACAAAGTTGTAGAAGAATCAAGTCCAGGCAAGCAGTACTACTCAAGTACACCTTCTTGCTCTCCAAGACTCAGATTCTTTGAGCCCAAGAGTAAACCAAGCACAACACCACCACCCACCAAAGACAAAGCCTCTCATTCTTCAAAGTTCTTGTACTTACAACCTCAACCACTCAATGTTCAGCCACAACCCATTAAAGTCTCGGTGAAGCCTAAACCTCAGACATTGCAAGAGCATCATCAGGACCAGAAATCAATCCAGAAATGTAAAAAGAGTGGCACTGAAAGGTTCAATCAGAGGCTAAAGAAGCCTCCACAGACATCGGATATAATCCGAAACAAGCAAGAAGAACCATTTGTTCGTCCATCAAAAACAGCCACCAGAGCCAACATTCCAGACAAGAAATGCAAGAAGACACCATTGTCAAGTGAGCTTCTCAACATCAATGTCCCAACTCGTGTCCCAGTCAAAAAAGACCCTTCACCACCAGCCACCAACATTCCTCAAAAACAGGTACTCTCTTCTCATTTTTCCattactttgtttttttaatgaactaGTAAGTACTGCATGTATTATTCCTGTTATCTTGGTTAGTAATTTATGGTTTAATTGGATGaacttatttttatctatttaatttatgtttttttaatttatgagtgATGGTATTGGTActcccttttcattttttttctttattttgtttcttcatgacctAGTACTAAATGTACTTTTCCTGTAATTTTGGTTAGTAATTTATGAGGTGAATTTGGATGaacttatttttatcaatttatttaatttatgagtattgttaaaaatactataaattttatttgtttaaagcTTATATACTAATAtgtcatcaacaataaaaaaataattcaaatatttactTATACTATTATTATGCTTTTGAAGCAATATCAATTACATTTCATTACAgaatattttatagtaaaattgataataaatttaatttttttatttattatataaaaataaagttataacttgaaaagaaaaatgatttaaaaggttatatattcttttttttttttaagtaaaaaaatgaactCTACCAAAACGAAGTCTTATctgttaatttttcttttgcattgaTCTGTTAACTTATTATTGTTACTGTGTTGTGGGAACATTGTCTCAGGTATTTGATGCTCAAGAACCAAAACGTGGTTCACAGTTATCTAGTTGTTCGAGCCAAGAGTACAAACAAGAAGAGACGGACACGCCCAAAACCCAAGAAAGCAGCATCAACGACGACAGATCTAACGGTGTCTTCACTACCGGAGCTAGTGGAGCCGAATATCATGAGTACGTTACCAATATACTAAGCTGTACTGGCATAGACAAAGATACCATTGTGTCCTTCACCAGTTGGTTCTCTCCATCTCACCCTTTAGACCCATCTATCTTCCACCAACTCGAACACTCTCAACATACTACAACTACGAGTCATGAATTGGGGTACGAGTGCAATCGAAAACTACTATTCAATCTTGTTGATGAAATTTTGGTTGAGATTTTGAAGCCATACATCAACATGAAGCCATGGGCGGCTAGCTTAATTATTGGTCACGATTGTTGTTGTCACATGCAATTAGGGTCACAACTAATTGACACATTGTGTAAGAAAATTGGAAGCTTCCCACGAGCCAAATGTTGTGTTCTAGAAGACATAGATGGCTTGGTTGACAAAGATTTGAAGGTCCAAAGTGAAATGGCATTTGAGGAAGAAGGGGAAGGAATAGTAATGGAGATAGAGGAGGACATGTTGGACACCCTCATGCATGAAATGGCTATGGAATTTTGGTGTTCGATCCGTACGTAGTTAgcaaaatacaaccaaaaaaaaagggtttgcgAGACAAGGGTGCAGATGGGTCACATGGGTTATTCACGTGATGAGATGCTATTGGTAGGGTTGGGACTTGTAAAGAGAGATTGTTTGAGGATTGTCTATGTGGGATTAGACTCCCCGACAGCATTAGATTTCTGATTGGTTCTCAAAAGAATACCATACTCTGGCAGAGGAATCCCAttccatctcttctctctctctctctctttctctctctcttctacccaatttgtatatttttgtattctctctcactttttaaattttttttaattaatttattagttgTTTAGTAATACACACTCTATCACTATGACTCTAtccatttcttttgttttctattctttttaaaaaaaatatacaatagtTTATAGTTTAAGCTTTGAATAACTTCAAAGTTGGAAAggatttttatcaattatagTGTTGTCCTTGGTGTCATCAATATGTGACACAATTTTGGCATTAGTGGAATGGATTAATAGAAActattgggaaaaaaatgaaggaaaaaacaaaaggccCCAGTATCTTTTGGTATAGCCATTAAAACTGTTAGTAAACAGCATGGAATTCTGAAAAGTGGACTAGCATATTGGGAACTGACATCGGTTCAATATATAACATAGTCAACAGTCTCTTTTACGTAGAATGTTTGTTTGTACATGGCTAAaagcaaaggaaagaaaatagcaAAGAAATGGTAAATATGAGGACTGGAAAAAGGAAATATCTTTATCGAAGTATGTTTGGAagttgtaaggaaaaaaaaaaaagtaattactTCTTTCCCTTAGtttggttttcaaaaaaaaatggaaaagaaaatagatgtttttacttttatgcccttatatttacatttatatatatatatatatgtgtgtgtataataacaataaattaaaGGCAAATGGGCATTACTTTAAGAAATTAAGAGCTActtttagaaataatttattgggggagaataataaaataataaatgttattgacagttttttatgtttcacatgaaaatagtgtcaaaactttcttattatagtttattaacaattgtcctAAGGGCATCTATTAATATgactcaaaattaaattttaaatattttttattagtgagAAAACTTAAGGGTatgttagaacttagaaatGATCTAACAGTTAGACATTGATCTAGACCCATTCACATTCGGgaatattatttaaattctacATGGTTTGtgatgaatgatgatgatgaagaagaacaaaGTAATGATTAATCAATGATAAATTGGAtactttcaattttcagcacAACTATCAAAAGAGTATATCTGCTTTGCTAAAAGCATTAAATTAAACTAGTTTAGGATTAAAAGGACAAATATATGGTAAAGAGAATCATATAGAATTTCGTTCTTAGTGCATGGGAGTTTGCGTTTGTAAAGTAGCTATAGCAATAAGACAACGGTTTAAAAGATGGATTGCATGGTGTTTTTACGCATGAACGTGGATGTTATTCTTGAGAGTCCCTAAAGTTGCAACATGTTAGTCCAAAAGGCCAAACAAAAATTGCATGATTGCATCCATGAGCAGAGAAAAAGATTGTATTTTTAGATACCGTtcctttttataaatttttttataggtatttTATGGGaggaatataaatataataactAGGGTAAATTCTATTAACATATTCTGAGGTTTGGGCAAATACCAACTAGATCCAAGTCAttcaaaattgaccaatttggtccttaaaagacaatttaatcCCTAACCTTGTTATCCTCtgttaatttctctctctttcactgtGATTCTCTCCTCCTGCGTTTCCCTTCTCTCCTCTTTTCAATCATCCCAATCTCTCTAACCTCAGACTAGCCATAACCACTACCATAGCAAACTAAGGGTGCATTTGGAtaccatttattttgttgaatactgaaaataattaaaaaaataataaaaaagttattgttCACGTGTGGGTTACTATTCATTTGCCTTAATGCATtgtcatgtcccatgaacaatgCAAGAGGTGCtagtcaataaaaaaaataataaaaaaaataaaaataaaaaaaacataaaacgcTAAAATGCATCaactatccaaacactacctaACAACCCAATTTTACCCACCTAAATCCAAAAATCCCAtagcaaacccaccaccacatcACAATCCACCACCACCCCTATTACAAATCCACCCTATATCAGAACCCACTACTACCACCACTGGCCACAAAACCCAGCCAAACCCAcagcaacaaaacccaaatcatccaacaaaacccaaatcccaaaaatccataacaaacccaccaccacattGAAACCCACCACAACCCCCACTACAAATCCACCCTAGATcgcccaccaccaccactggcCATAAACCCTAGCCAAACTCATAGCAAcgaaacccaaatccaaaaattccaaaaaaccCATAGCAAACCAACGCACCACATCGGAACCCACAACCACACTACTGTAAATCTACCTTAGATTGGAACCCACCACCACCTCTAGCcacaaaacacaaataaataaataaaactcaaaaaccCACAACAAACCCACCAATGCCATTACCTGAGAGCACACCATTGCCATTGCCtgagagaagaaagagacaTTGAAAGGGTGAGTCATAGAGAAAGGTCagcttggagagagagagagagagagagagagagagagagagagagagagagagagagagagagagagagagagagagagagagagagagagagagagagagaactaagTAACGGATGGTAACGGGTTAgcgattagagagagagagagagagaaaactaagTAACGGAGGGTAACGGGTTAgcgattaaatttttttttaaggaccaaattggtcaattttgaaatgttttggAACTGATTGGTATTTGTCCAAATCTCAGGGTATATTAGTGGAATTTACCATAATAACTAATAAGAGATATTAATTTAAAGTTGGCATTCGATCcaaaatttttgacaattttcaATAAATCAGTAACTTATAGCTCattgtaaataaaatttattgatgtTCAATCAACTTCAATGCTCAAATTTGGCTGATAcatgcatttcttttttcttttactgtgtttttttttttttttcacgtccAATCTTTGAATTGTGTTCAACCTTTGATCTAATTAacttaactaataaaatttattttactatataaaattaaattttttttttatgtctactatctatatatatataattattagatTCCTATTAGATTATTAAAGAAGGCTGTGATCGTCAAGAGGTTAAAATGATGAGAATAAAAGAATCTAGGGACATGATTAAGTGCAAAGATTCCTTTATTTTGAAACCAGATGACTTACAATCGCTGAAAtctctcatttaaaaataagccagtaaaaaaagaaagaaagatagaaagCAAGGTAATAATAAATTGAATATGAGAAGACTGAAGAGAGAAATATTCTAAATTATCATGCAAGAAGTCTCCTACTACAttattacttcttcttttttgagaaacctacTACATTATTACTAAATGCTAACATTGCTTATAGACTAACGTTGCGTGTacgatatatatatagtaaaaataataacaataacaaaggATATTtagttctaaaattttatatttggtcATAAATTCTTGACAAAATAATATTCTTTTCTAtcactttaattattttatcttatttccCTTCATaagaaagtaattaattttttatactagCTGTTATAAACTAGTTACAGCAATCTTCCTCTTAAAGATTAGATGTAAAagtaggaggaaaaaaaaaatatttttcatgtacTTGATTTCATTCTCCAACTTGTCTCAAGAGTCAAGTCTCAGCATATTATTGTACCATGTCCAGAATTCAAACTGGAGGGTTTTCTTAAGGATTCAATAcattactacattggccagAGGGGTTTGGTCAGGGAAAAATTGTAGTAACTAGTGAAACATTGAATGTATACCTCCTAGATAAGCGTGGGACTTAAAAGTTCCTGTACCTCTTggtagagaaagagaagaagaaaaaattctgagaaaaatttaaaatagatgagacagaaaaaaaaaaaaaaaattatgtccatTACTCCTTCAggaacatttttatttaatttggatGAGTATTTTCTAAATTTCTACCATACCTTGAATTATCTGATCATTTTGTTTTGTCCCAGGATGAGAACAGGTGATTGATACCACTGGCTGGGgtgttataaaattataatttcgattaatattttcaacaataatcttgcatatatatatatatatatatatcctataGAGCAACTTGGCATAGTAGTGAAATTCAAAGAGTTGGTCTAGTGATTCATAAGTTCTCATGAAATCttggtttcaaaatattttggtattttaacGTTATGCTTAAAGAATTCTTACATTTAATTATCTGTAGATACTGAGTATGaaacaaattaaagaaattaaatatacccaaaaaaaataatcaaatgatCAAGTTggatagaaaaagaaaacttggtACTGCAGTGAGAAACCTTGTGTGCTAGCTACCAATAATCAAATATGAAAATTGGGCGGGAATTTTTAAAATGCAAATGCACTTGACATGCATGTGATGATAATGATGGATTGGTCAAATGTGATTTAATAATTATGGCCTTATGGGATATAATGGATCTGAGCTGAGGGGTTGAACATTTGACTTTGTCCAACTAATGATGTGGGCTATTTATTTGGGGTAAAGTTTGtgttatatatcatatatgtgatCTAAGTTTGTAAAAGTTTTGTACCATTCACTTATTTAGACACAGAAGTGAATTAACGATGGTTTAGGGTTTGGTGGAGGCAAAGGAAGAAGATGCCATCTCTGTTGCACGAAAGGAAATGACGTTACATAACATGAAAGATCGATATAGCTTCAGTCATTATTCATGAAgtactaatttatttttttgtgggtaACGGGGTTAACATTAATTGTGAAAGCAAGATGACATTGAATGCGTTTTCCTTGTGAGGTGATGTGTGAGCCAGAACTAGT is part of the Quercus robur chromosome 9, dhQueRobu3.1, whole genome shotgun sequence genome and harbors:
- the LOC126699570 gene encoding uncharacterized protein LOC126699570, with protein sequence MGREKHWGGRSSNSKSNTGVTGGDQKDTSSFSGCMSAVFQFFDFHQFQFGLHHQQPSFNSTFVPTIPKGIEAPRNSLESHEVSLSYITREREEEKFLDIQMGIQIKTSGHTEPKAGAPNDFSSEISNSPGTKTPNLVARLMGLDLLPETQSPSSFSSTHGTPKPLSKSHSHPLHPRQPLQCRPRNSLEFNDITGTCSLPETPRISSARRSDVDHHHRLSLQINKENMSASDDLEFSRFSYLRRRELRVYEDENNKSPSQYARQIVKQMKEKVSRKVGLDITNTIANRDLQGRNELVSQFKSKKASKGFNKVVEESSPGKQYYSSTPSCSPRLRFFEPKSKPSTTPPPTKDKASHSSKFLYLQPQPLNVQPQPIKVSVKPKPQTLQEHHQDQKSIQKCKKSGTERFNQRLKKPPQTSDIIRNKQEEPFVRPSKTATRANIPDKKCKKTPLSSELLNINVPTRVPVKKDPSPPATNIPQKQVFDAQEPKRGSQLSSCSSQEYKQEETDTPKTQESSINDDRSNGVFTTGASGAEYHEYVTNILSCTGIDKDTIVSFTSWFSPSHPLDPSIFHQLEHSQHTTTTSHELGYECNRKLLFNLVDEILVEILKPYINMKPWAASLIIGHDCCCHMQLGSQLIDTLCKKIGSFPRAKCCVLEDIDGLVDKDLKVQSEMAFEEEGEGIVMEIEEDMLDTLMHEMAMEFWCSIRT